The genomic DNA ATATCTTTGGGGAATAATAAACTTCAAGGTCAAATTCCAAAGTCGATATTTGAACTTGTGAACCTGACTGATCTTGACTTATCATCAAATAACTTGAGTGGCATTGTGGAGTTGGACGCTTTACTGAAGCTCCAAAATCTTGAATGGCTTGATCTTTCATACAACAGCCTGTCGTCTATAAATTCTAATATCAGTGCCACGTATACCTTGCCCAATCTGCGGATTTTGTATCTGCCTTCTTTCAATATCGGTGAATTCCCAAATTTAAGTAGCTCGACAAACTTAGAAGCTTTAGACCTTTCCAACAATAGAATTTATGGTCAAATTCCCAAATGGATGTGGGATATAGGGAGGGACTCTTTGCTCTACTTGAATCTTTCCTACAACTTTCTGATAGATTTAGAACAAATTCCATGGAAGAACATTCAGGCTCTTGACCTCAACTTCAACTTGATTCATGGTAATCTCCCAACTTTGCCTATCAACTTGCTTTTCTTGTCAATCTCAAATAATTCCTTAACGGGAGAGATCTCTTCCCATATTTGCAATTTGAGTTCCCTCATGCTTCTTGACTTGTCTCATAATGAATTGAGTGGGAAAATTCCACAATGCATTGGAAACTTCAGCAAATCGCCATTGGTGTTGAATGTAGAGAGGAACAAATTCCATGAAAGAATTCCTACAGCGTTTGCAAAGAGGTGTGGATCGAAGAACATCAAATTGAGTTATTCGACGTCAATTTTAATTCTTGACTTGTCCAATTACAACTTGAGTGCAGCTATTCCAGATTGTCTGGGCCCCAGAGGTAAGATGCCTAATCTTAGTGTGCTAGATTTGCACATGAATAACTTCAATGGAAACATCCCTGATTCGTTTGTTGCAGGAAACAAATTACAAATACTTAACCTCAACAACAATGATTTTGATGGGCCATTTCCTAAATCCTTGGTGGACTGTCATGATTTGCAAGTGTTAAATCTTGGAAATAACAAGATAAATGATACCTTTCCCCACTGGTTGGGAACTCTTCCTCAGCTACAAGTTCTTGTCTTGCGCTCCAACTATTTCCATGGTCAAATAATCCCTTCAGAAAATGAATCGCACTTCTCAGCTCTGCGAATCTTAGACCTCTCCCACAATGAGTTCTCTGGACTTTTGCCAACAACgtattttaaaagtttcaagGGTATGATGACTTTGTACAATGTTCAAAGGACTTCTATGGAAGATTGGGATGGTTTTTACCATATTTCCGTGCTTGTCACAGTGAAAGGTTTGGACATTGAACTTGAGAGAATTCTAACTCTTTTTATAACCATTGATATGTCAAGCAACAAATTTTATGGAGAAATTCCAGAAATAGTTGGAGACCTCATTTGTCTCCAAGTGCTCAATTTTTCCCATAACAGCCTAACAGGTCATATTCCTTCCTCAATGGGGAATCTAACAGCACTTGAGTCACTGGATCTTTCTACCAACAAGCTTGTTGGGGAGATTCCTATGCAGTTGATTGGTTTGATATTTCTTGAAGTGTTAAACCTGTCACAGAACCAGCTTGTTGGACTCATACCTCAGGGAAATCAATTTAATACCTTTCTGAATGATTCCTATGGTGGCAACTTGGGATTGTGCGGCTTTCCAGTGTCAAAGAGGTGTGGCATGGATGAGGAACAAGAACCACTGGAATCtgtttttcatgaagaaggaattttttcttcattggaTTGGAAATTTATAATGATGGGTTATGGATGTGGACTGGTGCTTGGATTATCTACAGGATATATCATGCTGACAATTGGAAAACCAGAATGGCTAGTTAGGATGGTTCAAAGAGTAGGCTACAAAATTCTGAGGAGATTGAAGAGTTATCattgaggaagaagaaacTCTGCGAATACAGATGCTGCTCTTCGTTGGTTTGCTGAATACATTTGCGTATTATAACTGTCTTTTGTTCTCCTGTATGCCTTATAATGTCCTATAAAATCCAATCTCTTGTTGCCATGGATAACATAttgattttatcaaattgGTATTCAGTATTATAGTGAAGATGAAAGAGAATCTCAATATTATTCTCTTTCAAAGAGTATTAGCATCAACGACCTGTCCAATTCTTGTCTGCTCCATTCGCAATAGTTAGCCTTCACTACTATACGCTGTTTAGTAGAACATATCAAAGTCATGTTGTTAGTCCTCTGGTTTGAGTCCCACTCTCACACAAGGTGGAAAAGTGGTAGGCGAAAGTCATGTTGTAAGTTCTTGGTTTGAGTCCCACCTTCACGCAGGGGTGCAAAAGTGGTAGGCAAAAGTCTTGGTCGTATGAGCTTTGAAGAGCCCGGCCCCCAGGAGTAGGCCATAATTTTCTTCACGCAAAACAGTGTTTGCTACAGAAGCAAAAACTGTTTACGCTATATTGTATATTAATAATATGCTGTCTAATGTGCTT from Theobroma cacao cultivar B97-61/B2 unplaced genomic scaffold, Criollo_cocoa_genome_V2, whole genome shotgun sequence includes the following:
- the LOC18594275 gene encoding receptor-like protein 12, which produces MCSRQDGVALIQFKNTFSINKTVSEKCKSLGTKSYPKTNLWKEGTDCCLWDGVTCDHITGQVIGLDLSCSWLYGTLDSNSSLFLLPHLQKLNLAHNHFKKSIISSKFGLFTSLSYLNLSMSDFSGQVPPEISRLSILVSLDLSLNDSPALNENTFSGLLQNLTEVRELFLVGVDMSSIRPVSLMNMSSSLTSLGLGGSDLLGNFPMSIFRLPNLKLLDLKENENLIVHLPESNWSSPLQYLNLFLTSSSGKLPNSIGKLGSLKYLQLGLCNFSGPIPRSLGNLSQLTYLELSRNYFSDQIPPSLTNLKQLQFLYIFDNQLDGSIPVQASAFPNLIDLDLSENLLNGALPAWLYTIPSLKFITIHNNQLTGHINEFQYKSLTWISLGNNKLQGQIPKSIFELVNLTDLDLSSNNLSGIVELDALLKLQNLEWLDLSYNSLSSINSNISATYTLPNLRILYLPSFNIGEFPNLSSSTNLEALDLSNNRIYGQIPKWMWDIGRDSLLYLNLSYNFLIDLEQIPWKNIQALDLNFNLIHGNLPTLPINLLFLSISNNSLTGEISSHICNLSSLMLLDLSHNELSGKIPQCIGNFSKSPLVLNVERNKFHERIPTAFAKRCGSKNIKLSYSTSILILDLSNYNLSAAIPDCLGPRGKMPNLSVLDLHMNNFNGNIPDSFVAGNKLQILNLNNNDFDGPFPKSLVDCHDLQVLNLGNNKINDTFPHWLGTLPQLQVLVLRSNYFHGQIIPSENESHFSALRILDLSHNEFSGLLPTTYFKSFKGMMTLYNVQRTSMEDWDGFYHISVLVTVKGLDIELERILTLFITIDMSSNKFYGEIPEIVGDLICLQVLNFSHNSLTGHIPSSMGNLTALESLDLSTNKLVGEIPMQLIGLIFLEVLNLSQNQLVGLIPQGNQFNTFLNDSYGGNLGLCGFPVSKRCGMDEEQEPLESVFHEEGIFSSLDWKFIMMGYGCGLVLGLSTGYIMLTIGKPEWLVRMVQRVGYKILRRLKSYH